One genomic segment of Pongo pygmaeus isolate AG05252 chromosome 19, NHGRI_mPonPyg2-v2.0_pri, whole genome shotgun sequence includes these proteins:
- the SPATA20 gene encoding spermatogenesis-associated protein 20 isoform X2, with protein sequence MSHLSSPPKKHKGEHKGHSLPHGSERGSSSRDKDRSATVSSSVPMPAGGKGSHPSSAPQRVPNRLIHEKSPYLLQHAYNPVDWYPWGQEAFDKARKENKPIFLSVGYSTCHWCHMMEEESFQNEEIGRLLSEDFVSVKVDREERPDVDKVYMTFVQATSSGGGWPMNVWLTPNLQPFVGGTYFPPEDGLTRVGFRTVLLRIREQWKQNKNTLLENSQRVTTALLARSEISVGDRQLPPSAATMNNRCFQQLDEGYDEEYGGFAEAPKFPTPVILSFLFSYWLSHRLTQDGSRAQQMALHTLKMMANGGIRDHVGQGFHRYSTDRQWHVPHFEKMLYDQAQLAVAYSQAFQISGDEFYSDMAKGILQYVARSLSHRSGGFYSAEDADSPPERGMRPKEGAYYVWTVKEVQQLLPEPVLGATEPLTSGQLLMKHYGLTEAGNISPSQDPKGELQGQNVLTVRYSLELTAARFGLDVEAVRTLLNTGLEKLFQARKHRPKPHLDSKMLAAWNGLMVSGYAVTGAVLGQDRLINYATNGAKFLKRHMFDVASGRLMRTCYTGSGGTVEHSNPPCWGFLEDYAFVVRGLLDLYEASQESAWLEWALRLQDTQDRLFWDSQGGGYFCSEAELGAGLPLRLKDDQDGAEPSANSVSAHNLLRLHGFTGHKDWMDKCVCLLTAFSERMRRVPVALPEMVRALSAQQQTLKQIVICGDRQAKDTKALVQCVHSVYIPNKVLILADGDPSSFLSRQLPFLSTLRRLEDQATAYVCENQACSMPITDPCELRKLLHP encoded by the exons ATGAGCCACCTCTCCTCACCCCCCAAAAAACATAAGGGGGAGCACAAAGGCCACAGTCTCCCCCATGGTTCAGAAAG GGGTAGCTCCTCCCGGGACAAGGACCGAAGTGCGACGGTCAGTAGTTCAGTGCCCATGCCTGCTGGAGGGAAGGGAAGCCATCCTTCATCTGCACCCCAGAGGGTCCCCAACCGCCTGATCCACGAGAAGTCACCATACCTCCTACAACATGCCTACAATCCTGTGGACTG GTACCCCTGGGGACAGGAAGCCTTCGACAAGGCCAGGAAAGAAAACAAGCCGATTTTCCTCTCAG TCGGGTACTCCACCTGCCACTGGTGCCACATGATGGAAGAGGAGTCCTTCCAGAATGAGGAGATCGGCCGCTTGCTCAGTGAGGACTTCGTGAGCGTGAAGGTAGACCGTGAGGAGCGGCCTGACGTCGACAAGGTGTACATGACGTTCGTGCAG GCCACCAGCAGTGGCGGGGGCTGGCCCATGAATGTGTGGCTGACTCCCAACCTCCAGCCCTTTGTCGGGGGCACCTATTTCCCTCCTGAGGATGGCTTGACCCGAGTCGGCTTCCGCACAGTGTTGCTGAGAATACGAGAACAG TGGAAACAGAACAAGAACACCCTGCTAGAAAATAGCCAGCGTGTCACCACCGCCCTGCTGGCCCGATCAGAGATCAGCGTGGGTGACCGCCAGCTGCCGCCCTCTGCCGCCACCATGAACAATCGCTGCTTCCAGCAGCTGGACGAGGGCTATGATGAGGAATATGGTGGCTTCGCTGAGGCCCCCAAGTTTCCCACGCCGG TGATCTTGAGCTTCCTGTTCTCCTACTGGCTCAGCCATCGACTGACTCAGGATGGCTCTCGGGCCCAGCAGATGGCCTTGCATACCCTGAAAATGATGGCTAACGGGGGCATCCGGGACCACGTGGGGCAG GGCTTTCACCGATACTCCACAGACCGCCAGTGGCACGTCCCTCACTTTGAGAAGATGCTCTATGACCAGGCACAGCTCGCTGTGGCCTATTCGCAGGCCTTCCAG ATCTCTGGCGATGAATTCTACTCTGATATGGCCAAAGGCATCCTGCAGTACGTGGCTCGGAGCCTGAGCCACCGG TCTGGAGGCTTCTATAGCGCTGAGGATGCAGACTCGCCCCCAGAGCGGGGCATGCGGCCCAAAGAGGGCGCCTACTATGTGTGGACGGTCAAAGAGGTTCAGCAGCTCCTCCCGGAGCCTGTGCTGGGTGCCACCGAGCCGCTGACCTCAGGCCAGCTCCTGATGAAGCACTACGGCCTCACGGAGGCTGGTAACATCAGCCCCAGTCAG GACCCCAAGGGGGAGCTGCAGGGCCAGAATGTGCTGACCGTCCGGTACTCGCTGGAGCTGACTGCTGCCCGCTTTGGCTTGGATGTGGAGGCCGTGCGGACCTTGCTTAATACAGGGCTGGAGAAGCTCTTCCAGGCCCGGAAGCATCGGCCCAAGCCACACCTGGACAGCAAGATGCTGGCTGCCTGGAATG GCTTGATGGTGTCAGGCTATGCTGTGACTGGGGCTGTCCTGGGCCAAGACAGGCTGATCAACTATGCCACCAATGGTGCCAAGTTCCTGAAGCGGCACATGTTTGATGTGGCCAGTGGCCGCCTGATGCGGACCTGCTACACCGGCTCTGGGGGGACTGTGGAGCACAG CAACCCACCCTGCTGGGGCTTCCTGGAGGACTACGCCTTCGTGGTGCGGGGCCTGCTGGACCTGTATGAGGCCTCACAGGAGAGTGCGTGGCTCGAGTGGGCTCTGCGGCTGCAGGACACACAGGACAGGCTCTTTTGGGACTCCCAGGGTGGCGGCTACTTCTGCAGTGAGGCTGAGCTGGGGGCTGGCCTGCCCCTGCGTCTGAAGGACG ACCAGGATGGAGCAGAGCCCAGCGCCAATTCCGTGTCAGCCCACAACCTGCTCCGGCTGCATGGCTTCACTGGCCACAAGGACTGGATGGACAAGTGTGTGTGCCTATTGACCGCCTTCTCCGAGCGCATGCGCCGTGTCCCGGTGGCATTGCCCGAGATGGTCCGCGCCCTCTCAGCCCAGCAGCAGACCCTCAAGCAG ATCGTGATCTGTGGAGACCGCCAGGCCAAGGACACCAAGGCCCTGGTGCAGTGCGTCCACTCTGTCTACATTCCTAACAAG GTGCTGATTCTGGCTGATGGGGACCCCTCGAGCTTCCTGTCCCGCCAGCTGCCTTTCCTGAGTACCCTCCGACGGTTGGAAGACCAGGCCACTGCATATGTGTGTGAGAATCAAGCCTGCTCAATGCCCATCACTGATCCCTGTGAATTACGAAAACTGCTACATCCATGA
- the SPATA20 gene encoding spermatogenesis-associated protein 20 isoform X5, with protein sequence MMEEESFQNEEIGRLLSEDFVSVKVDREERPDVDKVYMTFVQATSSGGGWPMNVWLTPNLQPFVGGTYFPPEDGLTRVGFRTVLLRIREQWKQNKNTLLENSQRVTTALLARSEISVGDRQLPPSAATMNNRCFQQLDEGYDEEYGGFAEAPKFPTPVILSFLFSYWLSHRLTQDGSRAQQMALHTLKMMANGGIRDHVGQGFHRYSTDRQWHVPHFEKMLYDQAQLAVAYSQAFQISGDEFYSDMAKGILQYVARSLSHRSGGFYSAEDADSPPERGMRPKEGAYYVWTVKEVQQLLPEPVLGATEPLTSGQLLMKHYGLTEAGNISPSQDPKGELQGQNVLTVRYSLELTAARFGLDVEAVRTLLNTGLEKLFQARKHRPKPHLDSKMLAAWNGLMVSGYAVTGAVLGQDRLINYATNGAKFLKRHMFDVASGRLMRTCYTGSGGTVEHSNPPCWGFLEDYAFVVRGLLDLYEASQESAWLEWALRLQDTQDRLFWDSQGGGYFCSEAELGAGLPLRLKDDQDGAEPSANSVSAHNLLRLHGFTGHKDWMDKCVCLLTAFSERMRRVPVALPEMVRALSAQQQTLKQIVICGDRQAKDTKALVQCVHSVYIPNKVLILADGDPSSFLSRQLPFLSTLRRLEDQATAYVCENQACSMPITDPCELRKLLHP encoded by the exons ATGATGGAAGAGGAGTCCTTCCAGAATGAGGAGATCGGCCGCTTGCTCAGTGAGGACTTCGTGAGCGTGAAGGTAGACCGTGAGGAGCGGCCTGACGTCGACAAGGTGTACATGACGTTCGTGCAG GCCACCAGCAGTGGCGGGGGCTGGCCCATGAATGTGTGGCTGACTCCCAACCTCCAGCCCTTTGTCGGGGGCACCTATTTCCCTCCTGAGGATGGCTTGACCCGAGTCGGCTTCCGCACAGTGTTGCTGAGAATACGAGAACAG TGGAAACAGAACAAGAACACCCTGCTAGAAAATAGCCAGCGTGTCACCACCGCCCTGCTGGCCCGATCAGAGATCAGCGTGGGTGACCGCCAGCTGCCGCCCTCTGCCGCCACCATGAACAATCGCTGCTTCCAGCAGCTGGACGAGGGCTATGATGAGGAATATGGTGGCTTCGCTGAGGCCCCCAAGTTTCCCACGCCGG TGATCTTGAGCTTCCTGTTCTCCTACTGGCTCAGCCATCGACTGACTCAGGATGGCTCTCGGGCCCAGCAGATGGCCTTGCATACCCTGAAAATGATGGCTAACGGGGGCATCCGGGACCACGTGGGGCAG GGCTTTCACCGATACTCCACAGACCGCCAGTGGCACGTCCCTCACTTTGAGAAGATGCTCTATGACCAGGCACAGCTCGCTGTGGCCTATTCGCAGGCCTTCCAG ATCTCTGGCGATGAATTCTACTCTGATATGGCCAAAGGCATCCTGCAGTACGTGGCTCGGAGCCTGAGCCACCGG TCTGGAGGCTTCTATAGCGCTGAGGATGCAGACTCGCCCCCAGAGCGGGGCATGCGGCCCAAAGAGGGCGCCTACTATGTGTGGACGGTCAAAGAGGTTCAGCAGCTCCTCCCGGAGCCTGTGCTGGGTGCCACCGAGCCGCTGACCTCAGGCCAGCTCCTGATGAAGCACTACGGCCTCACGGAGGCTGGTAACATCAGCCCCAGTCAG GACCCCAAGGGGGAGCTGCAGGGCCAGAATGTGCTGACCGTCCGGTACTCGCTGGAGCTGACTGCTGCCCGCTTTGGCTTGGATGTGGAGGCCGTGCGGACCTTGCTTAATACAGGGCTGGAGAAGCTCTTCCAGGCCCGGAAGCATCGGCCCAAGCCACACCTGGACAGCAAGATGCTGGCTGCCTGGAATG GCTTGATGGTGTCAGGCTATGCTGTGACTGGGGCTGTCCTGGGCCAAGACAGGCTGATCAACTATGCCACCAATGGTGCCAAGTTCCTGAAGCGGCACATGTTTGATGTGGCCAGTGGCCGCCTGATGCGGACCTGCTACACCGGCTCTGGGGGGACTGTGGAGCACAG CAACCCACCCTGCTGGGGCTTCCTGGAGGACTACGCCTTCGTGGTGCGGGGCCTGCTGGACCTGTATGAGGCCTCACAGGAGAGTGCGTGGCTCGAGTGGGCTCTGCGGCTGCAGGACACACAGGACAGGCTCTTTTGGGACTCCCAGGGTGGCGGCTACTTCTGCAGTGAGGCTGAGCTGGGGGCTGGCCTGCCCCTGCGTCTGAAGGACG ACCAGGATGGAGCAGAGCCCAGCGCCAATTCCGTGTCAGCCCACAACCTGCTCCGGCTGCATGGCTTCACTGGCCACAAGGACTGGATGGACAAGTGTGTGTGCCTATTGACCGCCTTCTCCGAGCGCATGCGCCGTGTCCCGGTGGCATTGCCCGAGATGGTCCGCGCCCTCTCAGCCCAGCAGCAGACCCTCAAGCAG ATCGTGATCTGTGGAGACCGCCAGGCCAAGGACACCAAGGCCCTGGTGCAGTGCGTCCACTCTGTCTACATTCCTAACAAG GTGCTGATTCTGGCTGATGGGGACCCCTCGAGCTTCCTGTCCCGCCAGCTGCCTTTCCTGAGTACCCTCCGACGGTTGGAAGACCAGGCCACTGCATATGTGTGTGAGAATCAAGCCTGCTCAATGCCCATCACTGATCCCTGTGAATTACGAAAACTGCTACATCCATGA
- the SPATA20 gene encoding spermatogenesis-associated protein 20 isoform X4: MPAGGKGSHPSSAPQRVPNRLIHEKSPYLLQHAYNPVDWYPWGQEAFDKARKENKPIFLSVGYSTCHWCHMMEEESFQNEEIGRLLSEDFVSVKVDREERPDVDKVYMTFVQATSSGGGWPMNVWLTPNLQPFVGGTYFPPEDGLTRVGFRTVLLRIREQWKQNKNTLLENSQRVTTALLARSEISVGDRQLPPSAATMNNRCFQQLDEGYDEEYGGFAEAPKFPTPVILSFLFSYWLSHRLTQDGSRAQQMALHTLKMMANGGIRDHVGQGFHRYSTDRQWHVPHFEKMLYDQAQLAVAYSQAFQISGDEFYSDMAKGILQYVARSLSHRSGGFYSAEDADSPPERGMRPKEGAYYVWTVKEVQQLLPEPVLGATEPLTSGQLLMKHYGLTEAGNISPSQDPKGELQGQNVLTVRYSLELTAARFGLDVEAVRTLLNTGLEKLFQARKHRPKPHLDSKMLAAWNGLMVSGYAVTGAVLGQDRLINYATNGAKFLKRHMFDVASGRLMRTCYTGSGGTVEHSNPPCWGFLEDYAFVVRGLLDLYEASQESAWLEWALRLQDTQDRLFWDSQGGGYFCSEAELGAGLPLRLKDDQDGAEPSANSVSAHNLLRLHGFTGHKDWMDKCVCLLTAFSERMRRVPVALPEMVRALSAQQQTLKQIVICGDRQAKDTKALVQCVHSVYIPNKVLILADGDPSSFLSRQLPFLSTLRRLEDQATAYVCENQACSMPITDPCELRKLLHP, from the exons ATGCCTGCTGGAGGGAAGGGAAGCCATCCTTCATCTGCACCCCAGAGGGTCCCCAACCGCCTGATCCACGAGAAGTCACCATACCTCCTACAACATGCCTACAATCCTGTGGACTG GTACCCCTGGGGACAGGAAGCCTTCGACAAGGCCAGGAAAGAAAACAAGCCGATTTTCCTCTCAG TCGGGTACTCCACCTGCCACTGGTGCCACATGATGGAAGAGGAGTCCTTCCAGAATGAGGAGATCGGCCGCTTGCTCAGTGAGGACTTCGTGAGCGTGAAGGTAGACCGTGAGGAGCGGCCTGACGTCGACAAGGTGTACATGACGTTCGTGCAG GCCACCAGCAGTGGCGGGGGCTGGCCCATGAATGTGTGGCTGACTCCCAACCTCCAGCCCTTTGTCGGGGGCACCTATTTCCCTCCTGAGGATGGCTTGACCCGAGTCGGCTTCCGCACAGTGTTGCTGAGAATACGAGAACAG TGGAAACAGAACAAGAACACCCTGCTAGAAAATAGCCAGCGTGTCACCACCGCCCTGCTGGCCCGATCAGAGATCAGCGTGGGTGACCGCCAGCTGCCGCCCTCTGCCGCCACCATGAACAATCGCTGCTTCCAGCAGCTGGACGAGGGCTATGATGAGGAATATGGTGGCTTCGCTGAGGCCCCCAAGTTTCCCACGCCGG TGATCTTGAGCTTCCTGTTCTCCTACTGGCTCAGCCATCGACTGACTCAGGATGGCTCTCGGGCCCAGCAGATGGCCTTGCATACCCTGAAAATGATGGCTAACGGGGGCATCCGGGACCACGTGGGGCAG GGCTTTCACCGATACTCCACAGACCGCCAGTGGCACGTCCCTCACTTTGAGAAGATGCTCTATGACCAGGCACAGCTCGCTGTGGCCTATTCGCAGGCCTTCCAG ATCTCTGGCGATGAATTCTACTCTGATATGGCCAAAGGCATCCTGCAGTACGTGGCTCGGAGCCTGAGCCACCGG TCTGGAGGCTTCTATAGCGCTGAGGATGCAGACTCGCCCCCAGAGCGGGGCATGCGGCCCAAAGAGGGCGCCTACTATGTGTGGACGGTCAAAGAGGTTCAGCAGCTCCTCCCGGAGCCTGTGCTGGGTGCCACCGAGCCGCTGACCTCAGGCCAGCTCCTGATGAAGCACTACGGCCTCACGGAGGCTGGTAACATCAGCCCCAGTCAG GACCCCAAGGGGGAGCTGCAGGGCCAGAATGTGCTGACCGTCCGGTACTCGCTGGAGCTGACTGCTGCCCGCTTTGGCTTGGATGTGGAGGCCGTGCGGACCTTGCTTAATACAGGGCTGGAGAAGCTCTTCCAGGCCCGGAAGCATCGGCCCAAGCCACACCTGGACAGCAAGATGCTGGCTGCCTGGAATG GCTTGATGGTGTCAGGCTATGCTGTGACTGGGGCTGTCCTGGGCCAAGACAGGCTGATCAACTATGCCACCAATGGTGCCAAGTTCCTGAAGCGGCACATGTTTGATGTGGCCAGTGGCCGCCTGATGCGGACCTGCTACACCGGCTCTGGGGGGACTGTGGAGCACAG CAACCCACCCTGCTGGGGCTTCCTGGAGGACTACGCCTTCGTGGTGCGGGGCCTGCTGGACCTGTATGAGGCCTCACAGGAGAGTGCGTGGCTCGAGTGGGCTCTGCGGCTGCAGGACACACAGGACAGGCTCTTTTGGGACTCCCAGGGTGGCGGCTACTTCTGCAGTGAGGCTGAGCTGGGGGCTGGCCTGCCCCTGCGTCTGAAGGACG ACCAGGATGGAGCAGAGCCCAGCGCCAATTCCGTGTCAGCCCACAACCTGCTCCGGCTGCATGGCTTCACTGGCCACAAGGACTGGATGGACAAGTGTGTGTGCCTATTGACCGCCTTCTCCGAGCGCATGCGCCGTGTCCCGGTGGCATTGCCCGAGATGGTCCGCGCCCTCTCAGCCCAGCAGCAGACCCTCAAGCAG ATCGTGATCTGTGGAGACCGCCAGGCCAAGGACACCAAGGCCCTGGTGCAGTGCGTCCACTCTGTCTACATTCCTAACAAG GTGCTGATTCTGGCTGATGGGGACCCCTCGAGCTTCCTGTCCCGCCAGCTGCCTTTCCTGAGTACCCTCCGACGGTTGGAAGACCAGGCCACTGCATATGTGTGTGAGAATCAAGCCTGCTCAATGCCCATCACTGATCCCTGTGAATTACGAAAACTGCTACATCCATGA
- the SPATA20 gene encoding spermatogenesis-associated protein 20 isoform X3 encodes MLGARAWLGRVLLLPRAGAGLAASRRGSSSRDKDRSATVSSSVPMPAGGKGSHPSSAPQRVPNRLIHEKSPYLLQHAYNPVDWYPWGQEAFDKARKENKPIFLSVGYSTCHWCHMMEEESFQNEEIGRLLSEDFVSVKVDREERPDVDKVYMTFVQATSSGGGWPMNVWLTPNLQPFVGGTYFPPEDGLTRVGFRTVLLRIREQWKQNKNTLLENSQRVTTALLARSEISVGDRQLPPSAATMNNRCFQQLDEGYDEEYGGFAEAPKFPTPVILSFLFSYWLSHRLTQDGSRAQQMALHTLKMMANGGIRDHVGQGFHRYSTDRQWHVPHFEKMLYDQAQLAVAYSQAFQISGDEFYSDMAKGILQYVARSLSHRSGGFYSAEDADSPPERGMRPKEGAYYVWTVKEVQQLLPEPVLGATEPLTSGQLLMKHYGLTEAGNISPSQDPKGELQGQNVLTVRYSLELTAARFGLDVEAVRTLLNTGLEKLFQARKHRPKPHLDSKMLAAWNGLMVSGYAVTGAVLGQDRLINYATNGAKFLKRHMFDVASGRLMRTCYTGSGGTVEHSNPPCWGFLEDYAFVVRGLLDLYEASQESAWLEWALRLQDTQDRLFWDSQGGGYFCSEAELGAGLPLRLKDDQDGAEPSANSVSAHNLLRLHGFTGHKDWMDKCVCLLTAFSERMRRVPVALPEMVRALSAQQQTLKQIVICGDRQAKDTKALVQCVHSVYIPNKVLILADGDPSSFLSRQLPFLSTLRRLEDQATAYVCENQACSMPITDPCELRKLLHP; translated from the exons ATGCTGGGCGCGCGGGCCTGGTTGGGCCGCGTCCTTCTGCTGCCCCGCGCCGGTGCAGGCCTCGCCGCGAGCCGCAG GGGTAGCTCCTCCCGGGACAAGGACCGAAGTGCGACGGTCAGTAGTTCAGTGCCCATGCCTGCTGGAGGGAAGGGAAGCCATCCTTCATCTGCACCCCAGAGGGTCCCCAACCGCCTGATCCACGAGAAGTCACCATACCTCCTACAACATGCCTACAATCCTGTGGACTG GTACCCCTGGGGACAGGAAGCCTTCGACAAGGCCAGGAAAGAAAACAAGCCGATTTTCCTCTCAG TCGGGTACTCCACCTGCCACTGGTGCCACATGATGGAAGAGGAGTCCTTCCAGAATGAGGAGATCGGCCGCTTGCTCAGTGAGGACTTCGTGAGCGTGAAGGTAGACCGTGAGGAGCGGCCTGACGTCGACAAGGTGTACATGACGTTCGTGCAG GCCACCAGCAGTGGCGGGGGCTGGCCCATGAATGTGTGGCTGACTCCCAACCTCCAGCCCTTTGTCGGGGGCACCTATTTCCCTCCTGAGGATGGCTTGACCCGAGTCGGCTTCCGCACAGTGTTGCTGAGAATACGAGAACAG TGGAAACAGAACAAGAACACCCTGCTAGAAAATAGCCAGCGTGTCACCACCGCCCTGCTGGCCCGATCAGAGATCAGCGTGGGTGACCGCCAGCTGCCGCCCTCTGCCGCCACCATGAACAATCGCTGCTTCCAGCAGCTGGACGAGGGCTATGATGAGGAATATGGTGGCTTCGCTGAGGCCCCCAAGTTTCCCACGCCGG TGATCTTGAGCTTCCTGTTCTCCTACTGGCTCAGCCATCGACTGACTCAGGATGGCTCTCGGGCCCAGCAGATGGCCTTGCATACCCTGAAAATGATGGCTAACGGGGGCATCCGGGACCACGTGGGGCAG GGCTTTCACCGATACTCCACAGACCGCCAGTGGCACGTCCCTCACTTTGAGAAGATGCTCTATGACCAGGCACAGCTCGCTGTGGCCTATTCGCAGGCCTTCCAG ATCTCTGGCGATGAATTCTACTCTGATATGGCCAAAGGCATCCTGCAGTACGTGGCTCGGAGCCTGAGCCACCGG TCTGGAGGCTTCTATAGCGCTGAGGATGCAGACTCGCCCCCAGAGCGGGGCATGCGGCCCAAAGAGGGCGCCTACTATGTGTGGACGGTCAAAGAGGTTCAGCAGCTCCTCCCGGAGCCTGTGCTGGGTGCCACCGAGCCGCTGACCTCAGGCCAGCTCCTGATGAAGCACTACGGCCTCACGGAGGCTGGTAACATCAGCCCCAGTCAG GACCCCAAGGGGGAGCTGCAGGGCCAGAATGTGCTGACCGTCCGGTACTCGCTGGAGCTGACTGCTGCCCGCTTTGGCTTGGATGTGGAGGCCGTGCGGACCTTGCTTAATACAGGGCTGGAGAAGCTCTTCCAGGCCCGGAAGCATCGGCCCAAGCCACACCTGGACAGCAAGATGCTGGCTGCCTGGAATG GCTTGATGGTGTCAGGCTATGCTGTGACTGGGGCTGTCCTGGGCCAAGACAGGCTGATCAACTATGCCACCAATGGTGCCAAGTTCCTGAAGCGGCACATGTTTGATGTGGCCAGTGGCCGCCTGATGCGGACCTGCTACACCGGCTCTGGGGGGACTGTGGAGCACAG CAACCCACCCTGCTGGGGCTTCCTGGAGGACTACGCCTTCGTGGTGCGGGGCCTGCTGGACCTGTATGAGGCCTCACAGGAGAGTGCGTGGCTCGAGTGGGCTCTGCGGCTGCAGGACACACAGGACAGGCTCTTTTGGGACTCCCAGGGTGGCGGCTACTTCTGCAGTGAGGCTGAGCTGGGGGCTGGCCTGCCCCTGCGTCTGAAGGACG ACCAGGATGGAGCAGAGCCCAGCGCCAATTCCGTGTCAGCCCACAACCTGCTCCGGCTGCATGGCTTCACTGGCCACAAGGACTGGATGGACAAGTGTGTGTGCCTATTGACCGCCTTCTCCGAGCGCATGCGCCGTGTCCCGGTGGCATTGCCCGAGATGGTCCGCGCCCTCTCAGCCCAGCAGCAGACCCTCAAGCAG ATCGTGATCTGTGGAGACCGCCAGGCCAAGGACACCAAGGCCCTGGTGCAGTGCGTCCACTCTGTCTACATTCCTAACAAG GTGCTGATTCTGGCTGATGGGGACCCCTCGAGCTTCCTGTCCCGCCAGCTGCCTTTCCTGAGTACCCTCCGACGGTTGGAAGACCAGGCCACTGCATATGTGTGTGAGAATCAAGCCTGCTCAATGCCCATCACTGATCCCTGTGAATTACGAAAACTGCTACATCCATGA